From the Paenibacillus sp. R14(2021) genome, the window GAAAGCGCATTTGAAAATGAGCGGTTCTGAAGTGCTTCAATTCTCGAGCATTCGGCATGAGGATCCGCGGGGGGATTTGGGAAGGAACGCGAGACAGCCGGAAATCGTTATAAGGATTATCCATCATTCGTTGAATATTTCGAATATTGCCCGTATGCAGATACTTCTAGGCGAGGTCGGAGACAGCGTCAGAACAAATATGAGTTTCAGCGAGATGAAAAGCTTTGTCAGCAAATACAGACGGATTTGGTAAGATTTATTTCGTCGAGATAAAAGGCAAAGGCCAAACCATCTACGGCGTCTTGTATTACATCGTGGACGATTCCGAGCGACAGCGGATTCAAAGCTTTATCAAGGAGCATCAACAACCGTTGAAGCCTTAATGCGAATAGCTTTGTCTGTTAGTTTACGCTGCATAAAAAGAAAACCTTCGTTCGCGTCTGGACTGTGACCCGAAAAATGGACACTTACAAAAGTGACCTAATTCGGGTCATTTTGCAGAGATTTAACGTTCTGCATGTTTCAGAGCGTTCCTTTACTTATGTACAAGCGTTTAAGTTAGTTGCATAAGGGTATCAGGCTGGGATAACACCTGCAGAAAACTTGCGAAAGCCATTCCTGCAAGGGCATAAAACCCTGTCTAATCATCTTGAATTCTACAACCTTGACTAGTCGACATCAATGGACATTAAAAGAGATGACTCCTAATTAGAACAGGAGCCATCTTATTCTAAATTCTTTCTTTTACGTGGTTACAAATGGGGTAAGTTATTTCGATCGCGACTGTCGGTTCGAAGCAGCAAGCGCTGCAGGAAACTGATGAGCGGCCGACGGGACTTATCGACAATTCCAATAAGCTCGGCGCCAATTTGAAGGAAGAATGCGACCACCAGAATGAAGCCGAATGAAATCCAGTTCGCTGCTTCCGACTGTACGATCGTTGACTGTAGAATCGCGCATATCCCGAAGAATGACGCAATCGCATAAATGATCAGCACCGTTCGGCGGTGGCTAAAGCCAAGCTCACGCAGACAGTGGTGGAGATGGCCCTTATCCGGAGCAAAGATTGGTTTCTTGTGGATCCAACGGCGGACGATCGCGAAGAACGTATCCGAGAGCGGGACTCCGATAATCAAGAGTGGCGTAACGAACGAAACCATTGTGACTTGTTTAAAGCCGAGCATTGACAGGGTAGCCAGTCCGAATCCTAAGAACAACGACCCCGTATCGCCCATGAATATCTTGGCCGGATGGAAGTTGTATACCAGAAAGCCGATAACGCCGCCCAGAAGCAACAAACTCAGCAAAATAACCGGTGCGAAGCCCATCACGGCAGCCATAACCAATATCGTGCCGATCGCAATTGCCGATACGCCTGCAGCCAAACCGTCCAAGCCGTCGATTAGGTTGATTGCATTGGTTACACCGACGATCCATAAGATTGTAATCGGAATACTGAGCCACGAAGCGACCGGATGGATGGCGTCGCCGAACGGGATGTTCAGCAGTTCGATTTTGACGCCGAAGCCGAATACGACGACGCATGCGGCGACGATCTGACCGAGCAGTTTGAACTTAGCCGACAATTCGAAGCGGTCATCCAACACGCCGATTAATACGATCATAGAACCGCCTGTAAGCATGGCGTTGATTAGGTTTTTATCGTAGCTTCGAAAT encodes:
- a CDS encoding glycosyltransferase family 4 protein, coding for MSHVVLYTVAFMISLCLALTLTPLVIKLAYKVGAIDKPNHRKVHTKIMPRLGGLGIYGAFIGAYSAMQPFIPEGLFRSYDKNLINAMLTGGSMIVLIGVLDDRFELSAKFKLLGQIVAACVVVFGFGVKIELLNIPFGDAIHPVASWLSIPITILWIVGVTNAINLIDGLDGLAAGVSAIAIGTILVMAAVMGFAPVILLSLLLLGGVIGFLVYNFHPAKIFMGDTGSLFLGFGLATLSMLGFKQVTMVSFVTPLLIIGVPLSDTFFAIVRRWIHKKPIFAPDKGHLHHCLRELGFSHRRTVLIIYAIASFFGICAILQSTIVQSEAANWISFGFILVVAFFLQIGAELIGIVDKSRRPLISFLQRLLLRTDSRDRNNLPHL